From a region of the Thermosipho melanesiensis BI429 genome:
- the tagD gene encoding glycerol-3-phosphate cytidylyltransferase: MKTVITYGTFDLFHIGHLRLLQRAKKLGDKLIVAVSTDEFNLKKGKKAIIPYEQRAEIVKNIKSVDLVIPENSWEQKVEDIKKYNVDIFVMGEDWKGRFDYLKDYCEVIYLPRTQGISSTEIRNILQYMSELSITDLKKALDILGKIDFEELREALNILEQLRKDLC, from the coding sequence ATGAAAACAGTCATAACTTATGGTACATTTGATTTATTTCATATTGGTCATTTAAGATTGTTACAAAGAGCAAAAAAGTTAGGAGATAAATTAATTGTTGCTGTTTCTACAGACGAGTTTAATTTAAAAAAAGGAAAAAAGGCTATTATTCCGTATGAGCAAAGGGCCGAAATAGTGAAAAATATTAAAAGTGTAGATTTGGTTATTCCTGAAAATAGTTGGGAACAAAAAGTAGAAGACATAAAAAAATATAATGTTGATATATTTGTAATGGGAGAAGATTGGAAGGGTAGATTTGATTATTTGAAAGATTATTGCGAGGTTATATATTTACCTCGAACCCAAGGAATTTCATCAACTGAAATAAGAAATATTTTGCAATATATGTCAGAATTATCAATAACTGATTTAAAAAAAGCTTTAGATATTCTAGGTAAAATAGATTTTGAAGAATTAAGAGAGGCCCTTAATATTCTTGAACAGCTAAGAAAAGACTTATGTTAG
- a CDS encoding DUF559 domain-containing protein gives MIDTDFHVTSIEPEDIRIDNIKNPGPKLLKEYLKYVKAVSLNDKKGAEEILYSLSNISSKDELIFESDFEEEVYEKLSQSKIIKEGNLELHTQVSSSGYRIDIGVYAPIQSKYILGIECDGALYHSSKSARERDIHRQKFLESRGWKIVRIWSRDWWSNPEKEIEKIESILEKMNYELNQYNDEKITEELLTND, from the coding sequence TTGATAGATACGGATTTCCATGTTACGTCAATTGAGCCAGAAGATATTAGGATAGATAATATCAAAAATCCAGGTCCAAAGCTTTTAAAAGAATATTTAAAATATGTAAAAGCAGTTTCGTTAAATGATAAAAAAGGAGCAGAAGAAATTCTATATTCACTTTCAAATATAAGTTCAAAGGATGAGTTAATATTTGAAAGTGATTTTGAGGAAGAAGTATATGAAAAGCTTAGTCAAAGTAAAATAATAAAAGAAGGAAACTTAGAACTTCATACACAAGTTAGTTCATCTGGTTATAGAATTGATATAGGAGTGTATGCTCCTATACAATCAAAGTATATACTTGGAATAGAATGTGATGGTGCTTTATATCATAGTTCAAAATCAGCAAGAGAAAGAGATATACATAGGCAAAAATTTTTAGAATCAAGAGGTTGGAAGATAGTAAGGATATGGAGTAGGGATTGGTGGAGTAATCCTGAAAAAGAAATTGAAAAAATTGAAAGTATTCTAGAAAAAATGAATTATGAATTAAACCAGTATAATGATGAAAAAATTACTGAAGAACTGCTTACAAATGATTGA
- a CDS encoding DUF2922 domain-containing protein, with product MKRLSLVYRNASEGKTLRVNLSDPIDNINTTELEQDAQSLIDNGLVPAGYVFDEARVVETNTNVVIDLIQ from the coding sequence ATGAAAAGGTTGAGTTTGGTTTATAGAAATGCATCTGAAGGGAAAACTTTAAGAGTTAATCTTTCTGATCCAATAGATAATATAAATACAACGGAATTAGAGCAAGATGCACAGAGTTTAATAGATAATGGGCTTGTTCCAGCAGGATATGTATTTGATGAAGCACGTGTTGTTGAAACAAACACAAATGTTGTTATTGATTTAATTCAGTAA
- a CDS encoding sigma factor, which translates to MSVYDDYKKDVEMITGRYYKRYGYKCESYEDLKQTIWYILLHAVEKFDGRGEEKKFVLSFVKNKLISVVRYNRKPPYCRDRPFTPLRMEYVSGDDEKCEAFREIQGEYVI; encoded by the coding sequence GTGAGTGTATATGATGATTACAAAAAAGATGTTGAAATGATTACGGGGAGATATTATAAAAGGTATGGTTATAAATGTGAATCTTATGAAGATTTGAAACAAACAATATGGTATATTTTGCTTCATGCTGTAGAAAAATTTGATGGAAGAGGAGAAGAGAAAAAATTTGTACTTAGCTTTGTGAAAAATAAATTGATATCAGTTGTTAGATATAATAGAAAGCCTCCTTATTGCAGGGATAGACCATTTACACCGTTAAGAATGGAGTATGTTTCAGGAGATGATGAAAAATGCGAAGCTTTTAGGGAAATACAGGGAGAGTATGTTATTTAG
- the galE gene encoding UDP-glucose 4-epimerase GalE → MAILVAGGAGYIGSHVCKMLHSKGYKVIVYDNLSHGYKEFAKWGEFIPGDISDVELLDNIFKHYHIDAVMHFCAYIEVGESVVDPQKYYENNVGNTIKLLKVMRKNNIDKFIFSSTAAVYGMPEKVPIKEDDKKDPINPYGKSKWMVEQMLEDYDKAYGLKSIRFRYFNAAGADEEGEIGEAHKPETHLIPLILDAAIGRRDSIKIFGTNYDTKDGTCIRDFVHVNDLADAHIKGLEYLLDGGKTDYFNLGSGEGYSVYEVIEAVKRVTKKNFKVVETDRRPGDPAYLIADSTKAKEKLGWEVKYSLDEIILTAWNWHRNM, encoded by the coding sequence GTGGCAATTCTTGTTGCAGGTGGAGCAGGATATATTGGGTCTCATGTGTGTAAGATGTTGCATAGCAAAGGGTATAAGGTTATTGTTTATGACAATCTTTCCCATGGATACAAAGAATTTGCTAAATGGGGCGAATTTATTCCTGGTGATATAAGCGATGTAGAGCTTTTAGATAATATTTTTAAGCATTATCATATAGATGCTGTTATGCATTTTTGCGCGTATATTGAAGTTGGAGAGTCAGTTGTTGATCCACAAAAATATTATGAAAATAACGTTGGAAATACAATAAAACTTTTAAAGGTAATGAGAAAAAATAATATAGATAAGTTTATTTTTTCTTCCACAGCTGCTGTTTATGGAATGCCAGAGAAAGTTCCAATAAAAGAAGATGATAAAAAAGATCCTATAAATCCATATGGCAAAAGTAAATGGATGGTGGAACAAATGTTGGAAGATTATGACAAAGCATATGGGCTGAAAAGTATAAGATTCAGGTATTTTAATGCTGCAGGGGCAGATGAAGAGGGTGAAATAGGGGAAGCTCATAAACCAGAAACACATTTGATACCACTTATTCTTGATGCTGCTATTGGGAGAAGGGATAGTATAAAAATATTTGGCACAAATTATGATACAAAAGATGGAACGTGTATAAGAGATTTTGTCCATGTAAATGATTTAGCAGATGCACACATAAAAGGATTGGAATATTTGCTTGATGGAGGAAAAACAGATTACTTTAATTTAGGAAGTGGGGAAGGTTACTCTGTTTATGAAGTGATAGAAGCAGTGAAAAGGGTTACTAAAAAGAATTTTAAGGTGGTTGAAACAGACAGAAGACCAGGAGATCCTGCGTATTTAATAGCAGATAGTACAAAAGCAAAAGAAAAGCTTGGGTGGGAAGTTAAATATTCACTGGATGAAATCATATTAACAGCCTGGAATTGGCACAGGAATATGTAA
- a CDS encoding metallophosphoesterase produces MSKIIILSDLHIGDMSDADDFYTSGNFEKFISFLEYIKDDEEVEKIVVAGDFFELWQCKVEKILQMYVDLWKIFLKLKETKKEIIYIPGNHDSLPFAKLVYKATPFPFGPIQLTDKYDVDEEKKLIFPYFSVNNLWIEHGHRFDKYNRDVSTLAGGFQGVLGRFIGKAIGVIERMGAKDIDEQLESLMDVIKGAWKKLKDKFSSPFYKIAGNLQSYVTPASKDYRGNFKEYDEEGSIFLGEKLIDKGYEKVFVVLGHTHKPKVVQIDEKIIYANSGSWVGKEPTFCVFDSKEQSVSLCKWDDGKAILLGKKTFN; encoded by the coding sequence ATGAGTAAAATTATTATTTTAAGCGATTTACATATCGGCGATATGTCTGATGCCGATGATTTTTATACCTCAGGAAATTTTGAAAAGTTTATATCATTTCTTGAATATATAAAAGATGATGAAGAAGTTGAAAAAATTGTTGTTGCAGGAGATTTTTTTGAGCTATGGCAATGTAAAGTGGAAAAGATTTTACAAATGTATGTTGATTTATGGAAAATTTTTCTTAAATTAAAAGAAACAAAAAAAGAGATAATATATATACCAGGAAACCATGACTCCCTTCCTTTTGCAAAGCTTGTCTATAAGGCAACACCATTTCCTTTTGGCCCTATACAGTTAACAGATAAATACGATGTTGATGAAGAAAAGAAGTTGATATTCCCATATTTTTCTGTAAATAACCTTTGGATTGAACATGGGCATAGATTTGATAAATATAACAGAGATGTTTCAACACTTGCAGGTGGCTTTCAAGGTGTACTTGGAAGATTTATAGGTAAGGCAATAGGAGTTATTGAAAGGATGGGGGCAAAGGATATAGATGAACAACTTGAAAGTTTAATGGATGTAATAAAAGGTGCATGGAAAAAATTAAAAGATAAGTTTTCATCACCGTTTTACAAAATAGCTGGAAATCTTCAGTCATATGTAACACCTGCAAGTAAAGATTATAGAGGAAACTTTAAAGAATACGATGAAGAAGGTTCAATATTTTTGGGGGAAAAGTTAATTGATAAAGGATATGAAAAGGTATTTGTTGTATTAGGACATACACATAAACCGAAAGTAGTTCAAATTGACGAAAAAATCATTTATGCAAATTCCGGAAGTTGGGTTGGAAAAGAGCCAACTTTTTGTGTGTTTGATAGTAAAGAGCAAAGTGTGTCACTTTGTAAGTGGGATGATGGCAAAGCAATACTACTTGGTAAAAAGACGTTTAATTAA
- a CDS encoding AAA family ATPase codes for MKIKTVKINGIRGFQYHEAPHVISLDCNHFFLFGENGTGKFSFFDALEWGLTGDVNETRVRKVGSKQEYLRNKFCLPGDEPYVEVKYKNNSKEATCKRILGRQNDCEIIEGIENNFIDSKRIEEFVIDTKQSLWNRFARLLGFDSLIKFEEQLKRLRNKAKNEYESIKEKLNEKRKQIRDIEEEIKNLELRLKKELGENWKSQLVDKDKQGLLETLNKLREKEEALKNFEKTFIEKNNLKTQLNNIESTKEMLKISTNEIQISRVINEALNYFYQKEDINKCPVCGQPIVYKQVLKRLETLKKDLDKIISLDNQKEILNKKLSDLDLKENELKKKLQKYYKDMSIFENSEKSNFIKYEIGPTSIEVRKLEKQIFLLEEKGRYMKSIDDLEKQEEDLKQLKNQHYLKKKIYEDIDKFYTLYLTKYGKTIQEELERISKSEVTNVYNEITQAKNQFIEYIEIKPNIENHEITFKLKIRGKEELVDAITFLSTGHLRCLGFALLIARVKLNSSNVNFIAIDDPIYSVDHERRYFLIKYLRKLANEGYQLIITTSDRTFFDIIRHQFNGNSFNAYKAFLDDYTGLGTQEAILGSVKIKGWPNNYIEKAEEHLENKDLRAAALYSRLALETVFSMAAKKIKLEVPYDEVEKIGIKGFKDAGLKKKLEKVYCDKLKEIDRQFQRLSDNRYFGHLLNSFPLSQEVHFPHDSRISYGYDEIRDLIDILKDFTDFLLNLINGNKRSRTNC; via the coding sequence ATGAAAATAAAAACGGTTAAAATTAATGGCATAAGAGGTTTTCAGTATCATGAAGCTCCTCATGTTATTAGTTTAGATTGTAACCATTTCTTTTTGTTTGGAGAAAATGGGACTGGAAAATTTAGTTTTTTTGATGCCCTTGAATGGGGATTAACTGGTGATGTGAATGAAACAAGAGTAAGAAAAGTGGGCAGCAAACAAGAATACTTGCGAAATAAATTTTGCTTGCCTGGTGATGAACCTTACGTTGAAGTTAAATATAAAAACAATAGTAAAGAAGCAACTTGCAAGAGAATTTTGGGAAGACAGAATGATTGTGAAATAATTGAAGGGATTGAAAACAATTTTATTGATTCTAAACGAATAGAAGAATTTGTTATTGACACAAAACAATCATTGTGGAATAGATTTGCAAGGTTACTTGGATTTGATAGTTTGATAAAATTTGAAGAACAATTGAAACGGCTTAGAAATAAAGCAAAAAATGAATATGAAAGTATTAAAGAAAAGTTAAATGAAAAAAGAAAACAAATAAGAGATATAGAAGAAGAAATTAAAAATTTAGAATTAAGATTAAAAAAAGAGTTAGGGGAAAATTGGAAAAGCCAGTTGGTGGATAAAGATAAACAAGGTTTATTGGAAACGCTAAACAAGCTGAGGGAAAAAGAAGAGGCTTTAAAAAATTTTGAAAAAACATTTATTGAAAAAAACAACCTAAAAACTCAGTTGAATAATATTGAAAGTACAAAAGAAATGTTAAAAATTTCAACAAATGAAATACAAATTTCAAGGGTAATTAATGAAGCGCTCAATTATTTTTATCAAAAAGAAGATATTAATAAGTGTCCAGTTTGTGGCCAGCCAATTGTTTATAAACAAGTACTAAAACGGTTAGAGACTTTAAAAAAAGATTTAGATAAAATAATTTCTTTAGATAATCAAAAAGAAATTTTGAATAAAAAGTTATCAGATTTAGATTTAAAAGAAAATGAATTAAAGAAAAAACTTCAAAAATACTATAAGGACATGAGCATATTTGAAAATTCAGAAAAATCGAATTTTATAAAGTATGAAATAGGGCCAACATCAATAGAAGTTAGGAAGTTAGAAAAACAAATATTCTTATTGGAAGAAAAAGGAAGGTACATGAAAAGCATCGATGATTTAGAAAAACAGGAAGAAGATTTAAAGCAATTAAAAAATCAACACTATCTGAAAAAGAAAATATATGAAGATATAGATAAATTTTATACTTTATATTTAACAAAATATGGGAAGACTATTCAAGAGGAATTAGAAAGAATAAGCAAAAGTGAAGTTACAAATGTATACAATGAAATTACCCAGGCGAAAAATCAATTTATTGAATACATTGAAATTAAGCCAAACATAGAAAATCATGAAATAACTTTTAAACTAAAGATTAGGGGTAAAGAAGAATTAGTCGATGCAATAACTTTTTTAAGCACAGGGCATTTAAGATGCTTAGGTTTTGCACTTTTGATTGCAAGAGTTAAATTAAATTCAAGTAATGTAAATTTTATAGCAATTGATGACCCAATTTATTCAGTAGACCATGAAAGAAGATATTTTTTAATAAAGTATTTAAGAAAGTTAGCAAATGAAGGCTATCAACTTATTATTACAACTTCTGATAGAACTTTTTTTGATATTATTAGGCATCAATTTAATGGAAACTCTTTTAATGCATACAAAGCTTTTTTGGATGATTACACTGGTTTGGGAACTCAAGAGGCAATTTTGGGTTCAGTAAAAATAAAAGGTTGGCCAAATAATTATATTGAAAAAGCTGAAGAGCATTTGGAAAATAAGGATTTGAGAGCTGCAGCGTTATATTCTAGGTTAGCTTTAGAAACTGTATTTAGTATGGCAGCGAAAAAAATTAAGCTTGAAGTACCTTATGATGAAGTTGAAAAGATAGGAATAAAAGGTTTTAAAGACGCAGGTTTAAAGAAAAAATTAGAAAAAGTATATTGTGACAAATTAAAGGAAATTGACCGTCAATTTCAAAGATTAAGTGACAATAGATATTTTGGGCATTTGTTGAATAGTTTTCCACTTAGTCAGGAAGTTCATTTTCCACACGATTCAAGAATAAGTTATGGTTATGATGAAATAAGAGATTTAATAGATATTTTGAAAGATTTTACGGACTTTCTTTTAAATTTGATTAATGGAAATAAAAGAAGTAGAACAAACTGTTAA
- a CDS encoding ATP-binding protein: MKIAKVILENFRAFYGRNEIPIEDFTVFIGRNDQGKSTILEAIDIFINDGKGVTKIEENDLNIKAKNEGNEIFKIGVCFKDLPENIVIDATNTTTLQNEYLLSKEGFLEIYKVFKNGKLQNKETYIRCMHPANDSFLEGLLKKKITELQNFVREKGPDCLDLRKSAELRKCIRDYYKSKDGDLVLKEIDLKINEEGMKDIWLQLEKCLPIFSLFHSDRPNTEQDSEIQDPLKTKVDEIFKREDIQNKLEEIAKEIDEELKKIANATVEKFRELSQQDTEIKPNIPEVGKLRWKDVYKGIGYNTDNDIPLNKRGSGLRRLVLVSSFLAEIKAQNESEDNLNVIYAIEEPETGLHPEMQKTLINNLIKLSKNGKHQILITTHSPALIRFFETDSVRYVEQENGKAKVYLFDENIGGKIVKELGLLPNIGKVVICVEGTNDKNFLMNINQNIPELMEIIDLKEKIESGLISIIPMQGSNLNEWIDCYALKNTNVVEFHLYDRDCDEKYKKAVEEVNQRKDGSYGVLTTKREIENYIPRRLIEGSLNIKIELDDWDNIDIPKKVKEKVTRFSDEKDVKNYLCGSLSKKITKKDLEDLNAWDEVKSWFEKIKELCSKSFDH; encoded by the coding sequence ATGAAAATAGCTAAAGTGATTTTAGAGAATTTTAGAGCATTTTATGGACGTAATGAAATACCTATTGAAGATTTTACAGTTTTTATTGGACGTAATGATCAGGGAAAGTCTACGATTTTAGAAGCTATTGACATTTTTATAAACGATGGGAAAGGGGTAACAAAAATAGAGGAAAATGATTTAAACATTAAAGCAAAAAATGAAGGAAATGAAATTTTTAAAATAGGTGTTTGTTTTAAAGATTTACCTGAAAATATTGTTATCGATGCTACAAATACTACAACTCTTCAAAATGAGTATTTACTAAGCAAAGAAGGTTTTCTTGAAATTTATAAAGTCTTTAAAAATGGGAAATTACAAAATAAGGAGACATATATAAGATGTATGCATCCGGCAAATGATAGTTTTTTAGAAGGCCTTTTAAAGAAAAAGATTACTGAATTGCAAAATTTTGTAAGAGAGAAAGGGCCAGATTGTTTGGATCTTAGAAAAAGTGCTGAACTGCGAAAATGTATAAGAGATTATTATAAAAGTAAGGATGGCGATCTAGTGTTAAAAGAAATTGATTTAAAAATAAACGAAGAAGGAATGAAGGATATATGGCTGCAGTTAGAAAAGTGTTTGCCTATTTTTTCTTTATTTCACTCTGATAGGCCAAATACTGAACAAGATAGTGAAATACAAGATCCGTTAAAAACTAAGGTAGATGAGATATTTAAAAGAGAGGATATTCAAAATAAATTGGAAGAAATTGCTAAAGAAATTGATGAAGAATTAAAAAAGATTGCTAATGCTACTGTGGAAAAATTCAGAGAATTAAGCCAACAGGATACAGAAATAAAACCCAATATACCAGAGGTTGGGAAGTTAAGATGGAAAGATGTTTACAAAGGAATAGGTTACAATACTGATAACGATATACCACTTAATAAGCGAGGAAGTGGATTAAGGCGTTTAGTGCTTGTTAGTTCCTTTTTGGCCGAAATTAAAGCTCAAAATGAATCAGAAGATAATTTAAATGTAATTTATGCGATTGAAGAACCTGAAACTGGTTTGCATCCAGAAATGCAGAAAACATTGATTAATAATCTAATTAAGCTTTCTAAAAATGGCAAACATCAGATATTAATTACAACACATAGTCCTGCTTTAATAAGATTTTTTGAAACAGATAGTGTGAGATATGTTGAGCAAGAAAATGGCAAAGCAAAAGTTTATCTTTTCGATGAAAATATAGGAGGCAAAATAGTTAAAGAACTTGGATTATTGCCTAACATTGGAAAAGTTGTAATATGTGTTGAAGGTACAAATGATAAGAATTTTTTAATGAACATAAACCAAAATATACCTGAACTAATGGAAATTATAGATTTGAAAGAGAAAATTGAAAGTGGATTAATTTCAATAATTCCAATGCAGGGAAGCAATTTAAATGAATGGATAGATTGTTATGCTTTAAAAAACACAAATGTTGTAGAATTTCATTTGTATGATCGCGATTGTGATGAGAAATATAAAAAAGCTGTTGAAGAAGTGAATCAACGTAAAGACGGTTCTTATGGAGTATTAACCACAAAAAGAGAGATTGAAAACTATATTCCAAGAAGACTTATTGAAGGAAGTTTAAATATAAAAATAGAATTGGACGACTGGGACAATATAGATATTCCAAAAAAAGTTAAAGAAAAAGTGACCAGATTTAGTGATGAAAAAGATGTAAAGAATTATTTGTGTGGCTCATTGTCTAAAAAAATTACAAAAAAAGATTTGGAAGATTTGAATGCTTGGGATGAAGTAAAAAGCTGGTTTGAAAAGATAAAAGAGCTTTGTTCAAAAAGTTTTGACCATTAA